The Petrocella atlantisensis genome has a window encoding:
- a CDS encoding ABC transporter permease — translation MMRKFLKYMMLLMILIPFIVMLIWSVTSNWPWPQLLPRNFSLRGYFYAIHPTTKAFGILLQSILLSVVVTVITLAISIPAARAIAFYNFKGKSLVKVLILMPVIVPMLSVAMGIHLTFTKLGLANNYFGVILIHVVPGISYGVKILLSIFELNGDKIEAQARVLGASPLQTFRYITLPLIMPGMVIAGSMIYIISFSQYFITFLIGGGRVVTYAMFLFPFVQSGDRTIASALSVIFILSIALVVYISEKSVGLFYQKSSKYYV, via the coding sequence ATGATGCGGAAATTTTTAAAATACATGATGCTTCTCATGATATTGATACCCTTTATTGTCATGTTAATATGGAGTGTTACCAGTAACTGGCCTTGGCCACAACTGTTGCCTAGGAATTTTTCTCTGAGAGGCTACTTCTATGCCATTCATCCTACAACCAAAGCCTTCGGTATATTGCTTCAAAGCATTCTACTTTCAGTTGTTGTGACAGTGATAACACTAGCTATAAGCATCCCGGCGGCTAGAGCCATTGCCTTTTATAACTTTAAAGGTAAATCCTTAGTCAAAGTCCTTATCCTAATGCCGGTGATTGTACCTATGCTAAGTGTCGCAATGGGCATCCATCTAACATTTACCAAGCTTGGTCTTGCCAATAACTATTTTGGCGTTATTCTGATTCATGTTGTGCCAGGCATATCCTATGGTGTTAAGATTTTACTGAGCATATTTGAGCTAAATGGTGATAAGATAGAGGCGCAAGCAAGGGTGCTTGGTGCCTCACCGTTACAAACTTTTAGATACATCACTTTGCCTTTAATCATGCCAGGTATGGTTATTGCAGGTTCCATGATTTATATTATTTCTTTTAGTCAGTATTTTATAACGTTTTTGATAGGTGGTGGACGTGTCGTTACCTATGCTATGTTTTTATTCCCATTTGTTCAATCCGGCGATAGAACCATAGCATCGGCACTAAGTGTCATTTTTATATTATCCATTGCTTTGGTTGTTTATATATCAGAAAAATCCGTTGGTTTATTTTATCAAAAGAGCAGCAAATATTATGTATAG
- a CDS encoding ABC transporter permease, translating into MKYRATNFRRKLKPYIMLMPVMIFIIGIFITGLVFGLLQSLGYFPALGLYEISLDYYKNVFRNTDFLSSFQFSLYTSFLSTLLSVVLGVFLSYLIVYTKSKHIKGLVNVYKGPILVPHTIAALLIFILFIQSGLLARILYGFGLIGDMSDFPPLIFDGGGIGIMLAYIWKGLPFITFITIDILRNLDERYAKVAANLGASHAQVFRYVLLPQLFPTIASGFMILFAFSFGAYEIPHLLGASTPKALPVLAYIYYANIELADRANAMVINMCIAFFAFIALGLYVLAFRLLKKYGGA; encoded by the coding sequence ATGAAATACCGGGCAACTAATTTTAGGAGAAAGTTAAAACCATATATCATGCTTATGCCGGTTATGATTTTTATTATCGGCATATTTATAACTGGATTGGTATTTGGACTCTTACAGAGTCTCGGATACTTTCCGGCCTTAGGGCTTTATGAGATTTCATTGGATTATTATAAGAATGTCTTTCGAAATACTGATTTTTTGTCTTCTTTTCAATTTAGCCTCTATACTTCATTCTTATCTACCTTATTATCGGTGGTATTAGGTGTTTTTCTATCCTATTTGATTGTATATACCAAAAGCAAGCATATCAAAGGTTTGGTGAATGTCTATAAAGGACCGATTTTAGTTCCGCATACCATAGCCGCACTACTCATATTTATTCTGTTTATTCAAAGTGGCTTATTGGCTAGGATATTATATGGTTTTGGCTTGATTGGGGATATGTCTGATTTTCCACCATTAATATTTGATGGCGGTGGGATTGGTATTATGCTCGCCTACATATGGAAAGGATTACCTTTCATAACTTTTATAACCATTGATATATTAAGAAATCTGGATGAAAGATATGCCAAAGTTGCCGCCAATCTGGGTGCCAGTCATGCACAAGTTTTTAGGTATGTACTCTTACCTCAACTTTTCCCGACAATAGCCTCCGGGTTTATGATTCTTTTTGCATTTTCTTTTGGTGCCTATGAGATTCCGCATTTGCTGGGTGCGTCAACACCAAAAGCCTTACCGGTTCTCGCTTATATCTATTATGCCAACATAGAACTGGCAGATCGCGCCAATGCCATGGTCATTAACATGTGTATTGCTTTTTTTGCTTTTATTGCTTTAGGTTTATATGTGTTAGCATTTAGGTTACTTAAGAAATATGGAGGTGCATGA
- a CDS encoding ABC transporter substrate-binding protein yields MKKKYVILVLMLIFLSVLVGCKKEVVTEKDVAEMSFDEIVEAARGTTVTFYGWGGSEDINKWLDETVAKSLMDQYEVTLERVPMVPAEYLPKLLNEKQLESEGTIDVLWINGENFYSAKSNDLLYGPITEKLPNFNTYLDGTSPDVLYDFGQPVEGYEAPYGKAQMVFIGDTAQLSTLPKSHEALLELAKAHPGKLTYIDASHFTGSAFVRNIIYDIVGYEVFLDHVADKAALKETIQPALDYLKELKPYLWREGVTYPAEDAQLDNMFEDGEVYMTMTYTPFHVAGKIADGSFPETAQGFLFDKGTIGNTHFMAMPFNAPNKAAAMVLINHILSPEIQVTKYDPSVWGDLPVTDPLKLTEAQMALFDAVDIGEGTVPQEELLVKRLPEMRADLVPIIEEIWRDEIPGN; encoded by the coding sequence ATGAAAAAAAAATATGTTATACTGGTTTTAATGTTAATTTTCTTAAGTGTTTTAGTAGGATGTAAAAAAGAAGTGGTTACGGAAAAAGACGTAGCAGAAATGAGTTTTGATGAAATAGTTGAAGCAGCACGTGGTACCACTGTGACCTTCTATGGGTGGGGTGGAAGTGAAGATATTAATAAATGGTTGGATGAAACCGTTGCAAAATCTTTAATGGATCAATATGAAGTTACACTAGAGAGAGTACCCATGGTCCCTGCAGAGTATTTACCCAAATTATTAAATGAAAAGCAGCTAGAAAGTGAAGGCACCATAGATGTACTTTGGATTAACGGTGAGAACTTTTATAGTGCAAAATCCAACGACTTACTTTATGGACCTATTACAGAAAAACTGCCGAATTTCAATACTTATTTGGATGGAACATCACCGGATGTTTTGTATGATTTCGGTCAACCGGTTGAGGGTTATGAGGCGCCTTATGGTAAAGCACAAATGGTATTTATTGGTGATACAGCACAGCTAAGCACTCTACCTAAGAGTCATGAAGCGTTACTTGAACTGGCAAAAGCCCATCCTGGGAAACTGACCTATATCGATGCAAGTCATTTTACTGGTAGTGCCTTTGTAAGAAATATTATTTATGATATTGTAGGGTATGAAGTCTTTTTAGATCATGTAGCAGACAAAGCAGCTCTAAAAGAGACAATTCAACCGGCACTGGATTACTTAAAAGAGTTAAAACCTTACTTGTGGCGTGAGGGTGTGACCTATCCGGCGGAAGATGCTCAGCTTGATAACATGTTTGAAGACGGTGAAGTCTATATGACCATGACCTATACACCTTTTCATGTGGCCGGTAAGATTGCAGACGGTTCATTCCCAGAGACGGCTCAAGGTTTTCTCTTTGACAAAGGGACCATTGGCAATACACATTTTATGGCCATGCCTTTTAACGCACCTAACAAAGCTGCAGCCATGGTTTTAATCAACCATATCTTATCACCGGAAATACAAGTGACCAAATATGACCCTTCCGTATGGGGTGATCTACCTGTAACGGATCCATTGAAGCTGACAGAAGCGCAGATGGCATTGTTTGATGCTGTTGATATTGGAGAAGGGACTGTTCCTCAAGAAGAATTGCTGGTAAAACGTTTGCCGGAAATGAGAGCAGATCTTGTGCCAATCATAGAGGAAATATGGCGTGATGAAATACCGGGCAACTAA
- a CDS encoding TVP38/TMEM64 family protein yields the protein MNKTVRTLLIVAVLAVAFFAIWKSGLIETVSDFDAFRAMIERAGFWGYFVYVLIFIAAAVFSLPASVITITGGVVFGPVLGALLALTGATVGAAAAFLVARYLARGFIVEKFGENAIFKKIEAGVEKNGKDFLILTRLVPVFPYNIQNYAYGVTNLNFGMYVIISAITMAPGAFIYAYMAGEIAVNGISTKLFIQLIIAGILLFGVSQIPKILAKKKGIDMSDIK from the coding sequence ATGAATAAAACAGTAAGAACGCTACTTATTGTAGCAGTACTGGCAGTTGCATTTTTTGCTATATGGAAATCAGGCTTAATCGAGACCGTTTCTGACTTTGATGCATTTAGAGCCATGATTGAACGTGCCGGTTTTTGGGGCTACTTTGTATATGTACTCATTTTTATCGCAGCAGCAGTGTTTTCACTGCCGGCATCTGTTATTACCATAACTGGTGGTGTTGTATTTGGACCTGTATTAGGTGCCTTACTTGCTCTGACAGGGGCTACAGTTGGTGCAGCAGCAGCTTTTCTAGTTGCGAGATACCTTGCTAGAGGCTTCATTGTTGAAAAATTTGGTGAGAATGCTATTTTCAAAAAAATCGAAGCAGGTGTGGAGAAAAATGGTAAAGATTTCTTAATCCTAACCAGACTGGTTCCTGTATTCCCATATAACATTCAAAACTATGCCTATGGTGTGACCAACTTAAATTTTGGTATGTATGTCATTATTTCAGCAATTACGATGGCACCGGGTGCTTTCATTTACGCTTATATGGCAGGTGAGATTGCTGTAAATGGTATTAGTACAAAGTTATTCATACAGCTTATTATTGCAGGGATTCTATTATTTGGCGTATCTCAGATTCCTAAGATTTTGGCTAAGAAAAAAGGCATTGACATGAGTGATATAAAATAA